From Pelotomaculum schinkii, one genomic window encodes:
- a CDS encoding cyclic lactone autoinducer peptide, with protein MKTVKKLILSMIVSLASLIAFIGIYPTSWVGYYQPQIPKELIK; from the coding sequence GTGAAAACTGTGAAGAAGCTTATATTAAGCATGATCGTTTCACTGGCCAGTTTAATAGCATTTATAGGCATTTACCCGACTTCTTGGGTGGGTTATTATCAACCTCAAATTCCGAAAGAATTAATTAAATAA
- a CDS encoding accessory gene regulator ArgB-like protein, whose amino-acid sequence MIHIWSLLFSEYICNELNLNRCKQSIISYGLEVIIGASIKLIIYITIPLISGFLNQFAAAYLSAGLLKICSGGYHCSAYYRCLISTFLIFSLIAVISKYMAGTIPSEPILYFSLFLALIIFILLAPVDVKEKPIISLNRRKLLKTISCLMVIIYILLFYYWKPEQNIALASGFAILFHVFTLTKFGNAFLRWVDKSL is encoded by the coding sequence GTGATTCATATTTGGTCATTGCTTTTTTCTGAATATATTTGCAACGAATTAAATCTTAATAGATGCAAACAATCCATTATCTCTTATGGTTTGGAAGTAATTATAGGTGCTTCTATTAAGTTAATAATTTATATAACAATTCCACTTATCTCAGGTTTTTTAAATCAATTTGCTGCTGCATATTTAAGCGCTGGATTATTAAAGATTTGTTCTGGTGGTTACCATTGTTCTGCATACTATAGATGCTTAATTAGTACGTTTTTAATATTTAGTTTGATTGCGGTAATCTCGAAGTACATGGCAGGAACCATACCCTCTGAGCCGATTCTATACTTTTCTTTGTTTTTAGCATTGATAATATTTATATTACTTGCTCCTGTTGATGTTAAGGAAAAACCTATAATAAGTTTGAATCGGCGTAAACTGTTAAAAACTATATCTTGCTTAATGGTTATTATTTATATTTTATTGTTTTATTATTGGAAACCCGAACAAAATATCGCTTTAGCTTCCGGATTCGCAATACTTTTTCATGTATTCACTCTTACAAAGTTCGGGAATGCTTTTTTAAGATGGGTTGATAAAAGTTTATAA
- a CDS encoding sensor histidine kinase, translating into MNYLNENKAAFRIITFFLTQTFIILLAARVSNFYHKQIDLPDLFLTIIALSNFIIAIFIIKAFLNRDFLNNQISLYKNFTNETISMMRCERHDFINHLQVVYGLVFRKEHEAAKEYLNDIGINFRFNSQLLNLKNIYLRFLLQNKKNLAFENGITLTIDVKSSVENLNMASTDITTIFGNLIDNAIDVLKEITKEEKKIEIEIFETKNYYCFVIKDSGPRINIETIDFIFEKGFSTKGANRGYGLPLVRDIIQKYNGQVFYDDTHNKSFNITIPKR; encoded by the coding sequence ATGAATTATTTAAACGAAAATAAAGCAGCTTTTAGGATTATTACTTTTTTTCTAACACAAACTTTTATAATTTTGCTAGCAGCTAGAGTGAGTAATTTTTATCATAAACAAATTGATTTGCCGGATTTATTTCTGACAATAATAGCATTATCGAATTTTATAATTGCCATATTTATAATTAAAGCGTTTTTAAACCGAGATTTTTTAAATAATCAGATTAGCTTATATAAAAATTTCACAAATGAAACGATCAGTATGATGCGTTGTGAAAGACATGATTTTATTAACCACTTACAGGTCGTTTACGGTTTGGTTTTCAGGAAAGAGCATGAGGCCGCCAAGGAATACCTTAACGATATAGGTATAAATTTTAGATTTAATAGTCAATTATTAAATCTAAAAAATATATATTTGAGGTTTTTACTGCAAAATAAAAAAAATTTAGCATTTGAAAATGGAATAACTTTGACGATAGATGTTAAAAGTAGTGTAGAAAACTTAAATATGGCTTCAACTGATATAACAACAATATTTGGTAATCTAATAGATAATGCTATTGATGTATTAAAAGAAATAACAAAAGAAGAGAAAAAAATTGAAATTGAAATTTTTGAAACTAAAAACTATTATTGTTTTGTTATTAAAGATTCAGGTCCCCGGATAAACATAGAAACGATAGATTTTATTTTTGAGAAGGGATTTTCAACTAAAGGCGCTAATAGAGGCTATGGTTTGCCTTTAGTTAGGGATATAATACAAAAGTATAATGGACAGGTCTTCTATGACGATACACACAATAAATCTTTTAATATAACTATACCTAAAAGGTAG
- a CDS encoding metallophosphoesterase family protein — MRLIYLADTHIKSTTPENRKDNFLETIYRKLLEVAGLCRDLQVDFVIHGGDIFDHPHPDQSSWDLLKWFLKELDCPLYCVAGNHDLVNQQLDSLQKAALGSLARNRNITLLQPRERIYLDKGNCVVQLSGQHFYGGMDRHKNSEDYMVKKKGCDLAIHVVHGMLLPKAFSNKVACTLISEVAATEADFTLGAHAHLGYHEVVDGKFFLNPGALVRLTNLERELVRTPQVLYLDFTTSAGYSFIPLQSALPGSEVMDIKCPEES; from the coding sequence ATGCGACTGATTTATCTCGCCGACACTCACATCAAAAGCACTACTCCCGAGAACCGCAAGGACAATTTCCTTGAAACGATTTACCGTAAACTCTTGGAGGTTGCCGGCCTTTGCCGGGACTTACAAGTTGATTTTGTCATCCATGGGGGTGATATTTTTGACCACCCCCACCCCGATCAGAGCTCCTGGGACCTTTTGAAATGGTTCTTGAAAGAACTGGATTGCCCGCTGTACTGTGTAGCCGGAAACCATGATCTGGTTAACCAGCAGTTGGACAGCCTGCAAAAAGCCGCACTGGGCTCCCTGGCCAGAAATAGAAATATTACACTTCTCCAACCCCGCGAAAGAATCTACCTGGACAAGGGCAACTGCGTCGTCCAGCTGAGTGGACAACATTTTTACGGAGGTATGGACCGGCACAAAAACAGTGAAGACTACATGGTCAAGAAAAAGGGTTGCGACCTGGCCATACATGTAGTACACGGAATGTTGCTGCCCAAAGCCTTCTCTAACAAGGTCGCCTGTACGCTGATTTCCGAAGTTGCCGCTACTGAGGCGGACTTTACCTTGGGCGCTCATGCCCACCTGGGCTACCATGAGGTTGTGGACGGTAAGTTTTTCTTAAACCCCGGCGCCCTGGTGCGCCTGACCAATCTGGAAAGAGAATTGGTGAGGACGCCGCAGGTGCTTTACCTGGACTTTACCACCTCCGCCGGTTACAGCTTCATTCCCCTGCAGTCCGCCCTGCCGGGCAGCGAGGTGATGGACATCAAATGTCCTGAGGAATCGTAA
- a CDS encoding thioesterase family protein, with the protein MDRQLNVGIQGEARLTVDESDTAIAYGSGTVSVLATPALIALLENAAQNSVAPFLEAGNTTVGTMVNIKHLAATPVGLNVVAVSRLTELDGRRLVFEVEARDEVEVVATGVHERFIIKADSFMKRAANKSKS; encoded by the coding sequence ATGGACCGTCAATTAAACGTCGGGATTCAGGGCGAAGCAAGGCTGACAGTGGATGAAAGCGACACCGCCATAGCGTACGGGAGCGGTACGGTGAGTGTCCTGGCCACTCCAGCCCTCATCGCCCTGTTGGAAAATGCGGCTCAAAACTCGGTAGCTCCATTCCTGGAAGCTGGAAATACAACCGTGGGGACGATGGTAAACATAAAGCACCTGGCCGCTACTCCGGTTGGCCTCAATGTCGTTGCAGTTTCCCGGCTGACAGAATTGGACGGCCGGCGTCTGGTATTTGAAGTGGAAGCGCGTGACGAGGTTGAAGTAGTTGCCACCGGGGTGCATGAGCGTTTTATCATTAAGGCGGACAGCTTTATGAAACGGGCGGCAAATAAGTCAAAAAGTTAA
- a CDS encoding LysE family transporter encodes MIIHPLALGTAAGFLLSLPPDSGAMEAVNRGLQRGFLSSFLVGLGNITGDTLCYGALLFGFTLYFDRFTFLRFYVILACFFFLFLVGLYYLLGSRSPAGKWLKGRVKYVAIWFNNPYLFGLASSLFTPSTLILTAPFLGMLVGSGTLQEVALLLSGFTLGGAVWSALLALMSAVIGHRLGNSIKDLVRKAAGLCYLLTGLVGVYFAMMEMIRA; translated from the coding sequence ATGATCATTCATCCTTTAGCTTTAGGGACTGCTGCAGGTTTTCTCCTCTCGCTACCCCCGGACAGCGGCGCCATGGAAGCCGTCAACCGTGGCTTGCAGCGGGGTTTTTTGTCCTCTTTCCTGGTCGGTCTGGGTAATATTACCGGGGACACTCTCTGTTACGGCGCATTGTTATTTGGATTTACCCTCTATTTTGACAGGTTCACTTTCCTGAGGTTTTACGTCATCCTGGCCTGTTTTTTCTTTCTCTTCCTGGTCGGGCTTTATTACCTCCTGGGTAGCAGGAGCCCTGCCGGCAAGTGGCTTAAGGGGCGGGTAAAGTACGTGGCAATTTGGTTTAATAATCCCTACCTCTTTGGCCTGGCCTCCTCTCTTTTTACCCCGTCCACACTGATCCTGACCGCCCCCTTCCTGGGTATGCTGGTAGGAAGCGGGACGCTTCAGGAAGTGGCGCTGCTCCTGTCCGGCTTTACTCTTGGGGGCGCGGTATGGTCCGCCCTGCTGGCCCTGATGTCGGCAGTTATTGGGCACAGGCTGGGAAACAGCATTAAAGATTTGGTCCGGAAAGCAGCCGGTCTTTGCTATCTTCTAACCGGACTGGTCGGGGTATACTTTGCCATGATGGAGATGATCCGGGCTTGA
- a CDS encoding DUF441 domain-containing protein, producing MSEDIWGFSTPELILITLLFLGLFGRSNLVVTSACILLCIRYFNLDSVLLPVLEQRGLEIGLVLLMLHILSPVATDNLTKDDLYSLVSFKGFLALVAGALATKLNGDGLNLMNANPEIIFGMTVGTVLGILLLRGTPCGPVMAAAVTAVFLQITNLLR from the coding sequence TTGAGTGAAGACATTTGGGGCTTCAGCACTCCCGAGCTGATATTAATCACTTTGCTTTTTTTAGGCCTCTTCGGACGTTCCAACCTGGTGGTTACATCAGCCTGTATCCTCCTTTGCATCAGGTATTTCAACCTGGATTCGGTCCTGCTGCCGGTTTTGGAACAACGGGGCCTGGAGATTGGACTGGTGCTGTTGATGCTCCATATCCTTTCCCCTGTAGCTACAGATAATCTGACCAAGGACGACCTGTACTCGTTAGTATCTTTTAAAGGTTTTTTAGCCCTGGTGGCGGGAGCGCTGGCTACCAAGCTGAATGGCGACGGGCTAAATCTTATGAATGCCAACCCCGAAATTATATTTGGGATGACGGTCGGCACCGTGCTGGGCATACTGTTGCTCAGGGGTACTCCCTGTGGTCCGGTTATGGCTGCCGCGGTCACTGCTGTCTTTCTACAGATTACCAACCTGCTCAGATAA